The Danio aesculapii chromosome 7, fDanAes4.1, whole genome shotgun sequence DNA window TGCAATTGAATTGTTTATTGttcattcaaattttttttaatcttcctcTACAGGCAACCATTACACAGCGTCGCTTGATACATGCTCTCAGCATGACAGGAGTTCTTCCTCAAATCTCAGAAAGGTACTCACAGGAATTACGGGAACTGATTAAACAAATGCTCAGCTGTGACCCTAAAGGCCGACCTTCAGCTGAAGACATTCTAGCAAAACCATTCCTGAAAGAGGCAGTCATTAAAAATAAGCGAATTCCAAAAGCACTAGAACAAAATTCAAAAACGTCCATCACTGCCTTTGTTTCAACCTATCAGGAACACTATAAAAACTTTGAGGTTTTAGTTGATGAGTGGGGAAAAACAACAGATTCTCTTGAGGAAATACATTATGGTACCACAGCAGGCAGTCTGTCAGGAGCGGTGATTGGGACAGCAGGAGGAATCACTGCAGTGGTTGGTGCAATTCTGGCACCTTTCACTTTCGGAGCGTCTCTGATTGTAGCAGGAGTTGGTATTGGAGTTGCAGTTGCAGGTGGAGTAACAGGTGCTGCCTCCAACATTACcaatacagtaaaacaaaaacaactcgGTGAGAAGATTGAAAAACTGAAGCAGGAATATGAAAGAGTAAGCACACCAATTCTTAATTCACTAAAAGCACTGAAACGGTTAATGAGAAAAATCACAAAGTTTCATGATTTTGTCTCAAACTCAACGTTTGTTAATGTACAAATGTCATGGAGGTTAGGCAGGACCACAGTAACCGGTATCACTCAATTCCTTACTCTTGCAATGCTGGCAAGTTTTGGCAGGATTGCTATTCACTCTGCCAAAGCTGTTCGAGCAGTAGCAGCAGCTTCAGGTGTGTTGAGTGGAATCTTGGTTATTGCTGACGTCGTCTTCATAGTGAAAGACTCCAGAGAGATTCACCAGATGAGACAACAGTGGAGAACAGATGATCCAGAAAAGGTCAAATCCAATGTGCTCAAGTCGATTGCACAGATGAGGAAAACACACAAAGAGCTCTGCAATGTCTTAGAGGATGTGAGAAAAGCTAGAGAGGAGCTAAAAGAGTATATAGAAATGGACAGGGATGGTTAAGACTGAGACAAAGATTTAGAAAGTTTAAACAAAGACTAATGCAATATCATACTATTTTTCTGTGAACTtgagtaaaaaaatgttttgcagaaTTTGACCTAAATATGTGTTGTAGAACATAACTGCGTTAGTGTAGCAGTTTTACTCTGGTTGTGTGGTTTTTAATAAGACGACAGCAACGTTGGTGGTCTCAGGTTTGATTTATTTTGCAAAAACAGAGCACAGTTAATATGCTGAAAAACGGGTCTCTCTCTTTTCCACTCAGGTTCGCATTAGCAGAGCGAGAGAGCATGCAACTAACTCAGTCAGCGGCGGATTCAATACTGAAGATagatacattaataataacaaacaaattgacaaaaacaaaaggtaaaagaaaataaatacaaataaatagacCACAAAAATTTGCAGTCAAGACCAAACATTATAGTATACATCAGATAACTTGTAAAAGGAATATGTTTCACTGGTCACTAAATTAGTGAGCAATAGAATGAAAAATAGTGtcaaacattaaaaatgatacaaaaacaaacatttaaattgcaatataaaataaaatacattaatatccgCAAAATTATATTGCTTTGCAAACAGACCTCATTTTACACAACTCGAGTAAAACACAGAATCAAACATCACTTAacaaaacatagtaaacataccTGCAAAAACAGAGCAGTCAATATGCTGAAAAACGTCTCTCTCTTTTCCACTCTGCCAATTAGAAAGGAAAGTCACTTTAAGCACTCAAAATGTGATTATCAACATTCATTCTCGATACATCATAGCTTTATCACATTTATACATCCATTGTCACATGAATTAACAGTGATCTCATTAAATACGCTTGAAAATCCTTACCAGGCTCGCATTAGCAGAGCGAGAGAGCATGCAACTAACTCAGTCAGCGGCGGATTCAATACTGAAGATGGCGCTGCCTGCCCACACACCGCATGAGTTACTGTGTGCGTCACTAATATGTGCTCTCCATAAAACGTTCGCTAACATGCTTCCGCATAGAAAACTTCTCTACCAAAActatatacagtacaatatagttatgaaaagaaaatataaaacaaaagtaatttcAAAAAGTAAAGTTTTAATGAAGTTCACTAACATAACATATTTTATACTTATTAGCCCAGCTACATTAGTACACTAAACACActgataataacaaaaacaatcaaaacactTAGAGTGGTTTTCTTCTGTTGTTTTGGTGCTTCTTCATATCAAGACAGAAAAAAAtcagaatataaaatataaaaaaatctgggGCCGTATGAATCAAGCCAGCTGATTGGCCACCccagctaaaaatatatatttttttctttttatttcctaTTGGCAATTGCTTACGCTGATTGACAACCCATTGtcagctttttttaaatcaaagatgACCCAAAAACAAGAGAATATTGTTTCAAGATAAAgatgaaaaattaaatatgatactATAAGTTTTACACTTTATCTTAAAGTTTGCGTGCCGAGTAAAGTATATTATTCTCTGTGTAAGTTGATAAGGTTTTAATATCAGATATTCGGATTAGAGAGGTTGATTCAGAATTTAGTCTAACAATAGTTGCATTTCCATTGGCCTTCAAATTGTGCAAATTTAAAGTTCTGAATGTGCTTAATTAATCAAGAAAATGTTGTTTAAAGACCAAATTGAGCTCAAAATATGCAGTACATTACATGTTAAGCAAGTTAGAAATGCAATAAATGCACTTTGGACAATAGAGGCTGGAGCACATTCAAGGATTCACACAGCATTAAGGAATTCAACCACAGTGTGAGATGTCGTGGTTTATCTGAGGTTTTACCTACCAAATTTTAAGACCTGCCAAGGACCATATAGTTTTTAATTATGTTCTGATATGTAAAACCATGATACACAATTGTTTATCCTAAATTCACATGACTGTGTATATATCAATGAAAAAGTATCTTTAataaatgtcaatcaaaatgtaaaaaataataatagtaaaaataattttGCACAAATTTTGTAAATCAGCTGAGAGATTTCATGAGTAGTGCTTAGTCATGATCCATGTACCAGATTTCACAAGATTTCTTTAGTGAATCACCTTTAATAATGCAACTAGAACAACTGCTGTGTTTATGGGGCTGTTTACACAGgatcactgtgtttttttttttttttatctgatagcTATCTAATCTTGAAATGGGAAGGTGTATATGCCCTCCAAAACCCAATCAAGACAGATATAAATCCGATAACTCAAAGCACTTCAGAAGGTGGTCTGAGAAAtattccagatgaaactggacaggtctaaTTGGATCTGATTGTTGAAAACGCATTCTGTCTCGTTTATTCtttattcttgttttggtggttgAGTCTCCAAATGCAAGATCATTAAATGCAGTTCTTGGCTCGACACGTGTTTTTCAGACAGCCTGTCAAAATGATAAaacaatttagatttttacaCACAGCAGCGCTCATTATTGTCTTTTTcagagcagtggaccaatcagacaAACTTGGATGTGGGACAAGGGTTGTGTGCTGCTGTTTATGGTTGTAAGTTGGTATGAAAGCAGCAACACATTAAAACTGTAAATTTGTCAATTAGCCTATTTTGACAGTAATTAAGGAGTCCATCTAGTGTGCTTGTGCTGATTACTGGAACACATGTGGTGCACAAAGCCTCTTGCAGCCTACATATAAAATCATCTGAATGCTGAGTAAGATATATAGCTCATGTTTCTGTAAATAACAGTGCTAAAGTATTAAAATGCTGTGTGTGTGATGCTTCAGTTTATGTAACCTATGTAAGTTTAAATTTTCAGGATACCTCACAGAAAACAAACTGTAGTGGTAATTTTGCTTACAGCacttcaataataaaaccagaaatAAAAAACAGTTTCGACATTTCCCCATAGTGGTTTGTGTTGTCAAATCGATTGCATCATCAAATTCTgcactcctattggttcttggtttgatgCTAGTCATCGCTGAAATCATACTGCACGAActtgtctgaaatcttctgaatcTGCCTAAGGGAAAATTTGATTGCTctcagtgaacatgtcaaaccaacaatcaaagaccACCGATTTTAGCTTAGGATTACCAGAATATTTTttgatttcccaaatttgtctcagacagCCAAACTGTGGCTAAAATCACACATGTGGACAGGGCTTTAGACTGCACACTCTCTAATTATGCTCATTCCCTCATTagttggctctaagggtcaaataacaaaaaataaagtcacGAATCTTGGTGGTattcagatatgagtttcagtagtcacgtcaaagcagtaagtaaatcggcatagtttcatctcaaaaactttgcaagaattagatgcctTTTTCCAGTGATGCCACGTTTACactaattcattttcattttaaaacagtattttagaaaaaaaaaaacaatccctgtccacactggcatttcatctagcgtttctgaaaagctctccatccacactacaccactgaaaacgcacatcacatgatcACACACGCTCTCTGGCATGCGCTGAAAGCATCTTGAGTGTATTctcacgtctgagctccaggcagtcagcggcaGCTCTGAGCACACCCGAACATTGGCCAGTCCATGCTGAATCTGCTGCTAGATCTCATCTCTCTGTAGTTGTTAAACACAGGCTATAACTCATCTTGTGTAGTTAAGCACACATTGCCAAAACCACTCAGTGAGcctaatgtttcatatttttccaacccaggctcattctgaaatcgtaCCTCCACAGACGTTTCTGgcgactgcgaaatacgtcccagctgctcgtttttctgcagtttttgtttttgcaaatccgccagaggtcgccgtgtacacTTACgttaacccaccagaggccgctgtcgactcactttttgacagacattctgactgactgaccaattttatcgattgacctgcccacccccttccctaaacccaaccaacacgtttcaaaagcaatccaaaaaaaataaaagcccttgtctgactttctcacttgtttgttttatattttggattctgtttttatcttacctgctttctggaaccgctcttcaccggactcgaacccccgtcttcgtggtcaactcctctctgcatctcaaatccgccgacggacatggcgcgctaacgggacaaactggttgcagccggaatgccgtccatacggaggtaagcggtcagctggtaagtgcaaaaaggagaggcgtcacaccgccccgtagcgttcatttaaaaaaatgaaatgcagccatacgtacctctgccaACGTAATTTGCTGTCttcagaaacgtccgcagggctacgttttcacaatgagcctgtgttgtatttttcaataaaatgaaaggaggcagttattaAGCTGGgttttgttataaatttgcaAACAGTgtagatgacggtcatataaatatgtacatgatgccttaacattttttatgtctgttatgtttaatatgtttttataaaaaataagagAGACAGTGCTTTAtgccatgttttcattttattgtttagattagagatgcccaaagtagggcacACGGGCCAAAggtggcccattgtaacctttgctttgccccaccatcccatctgagaagagagtgag harbors:
- the LOC130231535 gene encoding uncharacterized protein LOC130231535 isoform X1; this translates as MFLCSGCASSHNTSLGSIRTHSFTHTYTTDNLANPIHLYRMCLDCGGNPRTRRKPSQTWGEHANSTQKHQLTQLRLEPACFEATALPTAPPPLLEKHGYTIKEECKSGVSGKVFLVMDTDGDVFVIKEIICRDKKSLRDVKTEVEILKTLKHGYIVSYEDSFEDNEAGFFYIVMEYCAGGDLSQRMKIQKEKAFFEEEQILDWLVQICLALQYIHNEKGILHRDIKPQNVFLTDEDYINVGDFGCSKVLESADAYAQSVVGAELYVSPEVYKKKYNFKSDIWSLGWLLHDLCMLDIWATITQRRLIHALSMTGVLPQISERYSQELRELIKQMLSCDPKGRPSAEDILAKPFLKEAVIKNKRIPKALEQNSKTSITAFVSTYQEHYKNFEVLVDEWGKTTDSLEEIHYGTTAGSLSGAVIGTAGGITAVVGAILAPFTFGASLIVAGVGIGVAVAGGVTGAASNITNTVKQKQLGEKIEKLKQEYERVSTPILNSLKALKRLMRKITKFHDFVSNSTFVNVQMSWRLGRTTVTGITQFLTLAMLASFGRIAIHSAKAVRAVAAASGVLSGILVIADVVFIVKDSREIHQMRQQWRTDDPEKVKSNVLKSIAQMRKTHKELCNVLEDVRKAREELKEYIEMDRDG
- the LOC130231535 gene encoding serine/threonine-protein kinase Nek9-like isoform X2 yields the protein MSELKMQDYKKPSADHEEISSSDDSKGLPLSNALLEKHGYTIKEECKSGVSGKVFLVMDTDGDVFVIKEIICRDKKSLRDVKTEVEILKTLKHGYIVSYEDSFEDNEAGFFYIVMEYCAGGDLSQRMKIQKEKAFFEEEQILDWLVQICLALQYIHNEKGILHRDIKPQNVFLTDEDYINVGDFGCSKVLESADAYAQSVVGAELYVSPEVYKKKYNFKSDIWSLGWLLHDLCMLDIWATITQRRLIHALSMTGVLPQISERYSQELRELIKQMLSCDPKGRPSAEDILAKPFLKEAVIKNKRIPKALEQNSKTSITAFVSTYQEHYKNFEVLVDEWGKTTDSLEEIHYGTTAGSLSGAVIGTAGGITAVVGAILAPFTFGASLIVAGVGIGVAVAGGVTGAASNITNTVKQKQLGEKIEKLKQEYERVSTPILNSLKALKRLMRKITKFHDFVSNSTFVNVQMSWRLGRTTVTGITQFLTLAMLASFGRIAIHSAKAVRAVAAASGVLSGILVIADVVFIVKDSREIHQMRQQWRTDDPEKVKSNVLKSIAQMRKTHKELCNVLEDVRKAREELKEYIEMDRDG